The DNA segment TAATTGGGCAGCGATTAAGTGTTCCCGGAGCAGCGGCTGCGGCCCATCACCTGTCACAGCGGCCTCGTGAGCGCAGCCTCTGTGCAGCACCCCCCGCGCCCACGGCAGGCCGGGCAGAGGGGCCACCGAGGGCCGGGGTCGAGGCCAGCTCGCCTGCCAGGCTGCCCTGAGACCCGCTCTCGTGCCCACAGAGGGGatgcccacctccagcctcctgccCCAGCCGCCCCACGGCTTGGGGGCCACAGGGCCTCTGTAGACTGAGGGCTGACCAGCCATCCCCCACTGGTCACTCAGGTGCTGGCTCTGGCACCCCCGCCACACgcaggtgtacacacacacacacacatgcgcgaGCACACAGGTGCACACACGCAGTCCCTGCCTGGCTGGCTCGCTGCAGGCTTCTCCTGACCAGGGCCCTCAGATGTGGTCGCAGGCTCATGGCCCCACTCCGGCGGCGGTGACCAGGCCCGCTCACGCACACAGACATCCTACTGCCTCCAGCCCCGGGATTCCTGTTCTGGCAGTGGCTGGCCcactccccaccctgctccctcTCTGCTCACCCACTTGCCTTTAATTAGAAATGCCAGGAGCGCGATTCAGGGGGAGTTTCTGCCAGGGAGACATTCCTCCTGGCTAGGGGAGAAAGCTTAGAGTGGGAAAGGAGGTGGCAGCTTGGCTCTGAGGGGTGCTCCCAGGACAGCAGGGGCCTCCGGGGGGGCCCAAAGGGGGGATTGCAGCGTGGGCGCCCGTGTGCCCTCGCGCGTGTGAGCAAGACGCTGGGGGCGGGTGGGCCTGGCATGAGGGGGTAGGTGTGGACAGACAGGGATGACTGGATGGGGGGAGGATGGGCGGGTGGGAGGTATGAGTGTCTATATGGGGGAGGGGTgagtgtgcagtgtgtgtgtgagggcgCTGGCTGCAGGGAAGGCATCTGGACAGGCAGTGGTGCGTGGCTGCGGGCAATGTGTGCCACCTGTGCCCGTAGAACTGCAGAGGACCTGGGACCACAGCCATCTGTCTCGGGCATCCAGGGGGACGTCCCTTCCCCACACTGTTGCCAGGGAGGCAGAAGGGACCTCCCTCTGGAGGGAATCTCAGCTTCCGGAGCCCCGTTCCTTATATGGTATATGGTGCTTTGGTTCTCAGCCTCCAACCGCATCAGGCTGCCAgcaccctcccccctcccccaaccccccacctccatcctcctAGAAGTCTTGGAGCTTCTGACCAGTTCTGGTTGTGCCCTGGGGGTTCAGGGGCCACACCCTGCAGTGGGAGGCAGGACCCCTCCGTctgccccacctcctgccccctgAAAGCAGCCTCCAGGTGTCCCTGGAGGCACCAAGTGAAGAAGTCCTGGCCTCAGCAAAGACCTGGGAGTGGGGTGACAGGCGGTCATGCCCAGCTACTGCCagccaggcacacacacacccactccaTGGCCAGGGGAGCCGGGGGAGCCAAGCCCTGGGTGTGTGCCCCTCACACAGGGCGCAGGGCCAGCTCCAGGCCTGGATTCAGGGGCTCCAGGGCAGGGACAGAGGGATCAGGCCACGTCGGGACTCACACCTGAcacctgtgagtgtgtgtgtgcacgaacATGCCTCAAGGTCTTCAGATCAGGGAAGAGGGTCCGAGTGCCGTGGTGGCGGCTGGGTCTCACCTGTGGCTGAATGTCCTGCAGACCCGGGCTGGGCAAGGTCAGGGCCTGCGCCGGTGGCCCAGGACTtcctcccacaccccaccccccagccccccgcAGGCAGGAGGTGGCAGTCACTGGAGGAGCAAGCCGGGAGGGGCCCGGGAGAGGGGCTTCCTCCTTAGCTCCGGGTGGGGGCCCCGGGGCGCTCACCTGGCCTCCGGGCCCCGCGCTGGCTGAGGGGGCGTCGCGGTCCGTGCccagctccatccctgggtccccACGGGCTGAATGGGTCGGGGAGGGGGCGGCGCGAGCGAGCGCATTAGTCACCCCGGGCCGCCGGGTGTGCAAGGGGTGGGTCCTCCCTCCGCCGGGAGCGCGCGTGGGCGCGGGAAGGCGGGCCGGCAAGCTGGGGGCGCGGGCGGGGAGCCGGCGCCCGGGCCAATCGGAGCCGAGGCTCGGCGACGGGGCCGCCCACGGGCCGCGCTGGCGGCATAAAGAGCCGGCGGCCGAGCCTCAGCGCAGAGCTCGGGCGCTGAGTCCTCCGGCTCCGCCgctgccaccgccgccgccgcgaCCAACCGGGACCAGCCGCTCCTCCGCGGGACCCGTCCGCCGCGCCTCGCAGCTCCGCGCAGCCGGCCCCCAGCAGCCCCTCGCCATCCCCAAGAGGATTTTGCAGCCTCCCTCTCCCGCCTATCCGAGCGAGCCCCGCCGCAACCTGCAAGCCGATGGAGTTGGACCACAGGACGACCGGCGGCCTCCACGCCTACCCCGGGCCCCGCAGCGGTCCGGCCGCCAAGCCCAACGTGATCTTGCAGATCGGTAAGTGCCGGGCGGAGATGCTGGAGCACGTGCGGAGGACCCACCGGCACCTGCTCGCTGAAGTGTCCAAGCAGGTGGAGCGGGAGCTGAAGGGGCTGCACCGGTCCGTGGGCAAGCTGGAGAGCAACCTGGATGGGTACGTGCCCACCAGCGACTCGCAGCGCTGGAAGAAGTCCATCAAGGCCTGCCTGAGCCGCTGCCAGGAGACCATCGCCAACCTGGAGCGCTGGGTCAAGCGGGAGATGCACGTGTGGCGGGAGGTCTTCTACCGGCTGGAGAGGTGGGCTGACCGCCTGGAGTCCGGGGGCGGCAAGTACCCGGTGGGCAGCGACCCAGCGCGCCACACCGTCTCCGTGGGCGTCGGGGGTCCCGAGGGCTACTGCCAGGAGGCAGACAACTACGACTACACTGTCAGCCCCTATGCCATTACCTCTCCACCGGCTGCCGGCCAGCTGCCTGGGCAGGAGGAAGTGGAAGCCCAGCAGTACCCGCCCTGGGGGCCGGGGGAGGACGGGCAGCTGAGCCCGGGCGTGGACACGCAGGTCTTCGAGGACCCGCGGGAGTTCCTCAGCCACCTGGAGGACTACCTGCGCCAGGTGGGTGGCTCCGAGGAGTACTGGCTGTCTCAGATCCAGAACCACATGAACGGGCCGGCCAAGAAGTGGTGGGAGTTCAAGCAGGGCTCGGTGAAGAACTGGGTGGAGTTCAAGAAGGAGTTCCTGCAGTACAGTGAGGGCACGCTGTCCCGGGAGGCCATCCAGCGGGAGTTGGACCTGCCGCAGAAGCAGGGCGAGCCGCTGGACCAGTTCCTGTGGCGCAAGCGGGACCTGTACCAGACGCTGTATGTGGACGCTGAGGAGGAGGAGATCATCCAGTACGTGGTGGGCACCCTGCAGCCCAAGCTCAAGCGTTTCCTAAGGCCCCCACTGCCCAAGACCCTGGAGCAGCTCATCCAGAAGGGCATGGAGGTGCAGGACGGCCTGGAGCCGGCGGCCGAGCCCACTGGCCCCCACCCGCCCGCTGAGGAAGAGGCCGAGTCCCTCACGCCCGCCCTCACCAACGAGTCCGTAGCCAGCGACCGGACTCAGCCCGAGTAGAGGGTGCTGGGCCCCGCCTGCCCGCCCGTGGCCCTTGCCCGCCGGGACTTTAGAGTGGCCCGCCCCTGCAGGGGAGCCCTTAGTCTCCTCGTGCAGCTGGACACTCACCTCAGCCTCCTAGCCCGACTCCAACAGACACGCGTGACCCAGATGCGGGCAGTGTCCCCCAGACAGCCAAGGGGCTTCCCTTCCTTGCAGACCCAGCCCTCACCCTCCCTGCGTCTGTCTTCCCCGATGGTGGACTGGCCTGAGTCAGCAACCCCGCCCTCCATACTCTCAGGCCATGACAGTTTCCTCATCCTGCTCAATGCCTGGGCCCTCTGGGCACTCAGAAACCCAGTGTCCAGATGGCACGGGCTGGCGTGCACCCAGCTCAAGGAACACCCCAGAGCAGAAGCTCAGGGGCCACTGGTGCCCCCGGAGCCTGGGCTTCAGGGAAGCTACTTCTCCTGGCAGTCGCCGTGACCGGCTGGCACCCCTGCTGCCTCTTGGGGCAGCTGGCCAGCCTTGGGCAGTGTGGCTCCctccccctggaggagagcccaAGCTcaagacacagcagcagcagcagcagccgccgcaGTGGCAACAGACCTGGCGATCTGGTGCCTCCTGGCCCCTCAGGTGAGCCCCTGCCCCTTGGCACCACCACCAGGGGGCACCATAGGGTTGGGAGGGCCCTGGGCgaagcccaccccaccccaggtgaGCCCATGGAGGCTCAGAGCCCCTGGCATCCCCATAAATTAGCTGCtgggatggggttggggtggTGCGGAGGGGAGATCTCAGGGGTCAGGGAGGGGGCTGGAgtggggagcagggctgggggaggttGCTGACCCAGCTCTCACAGGGCCCTGTGTTTTCTCTCCCCACAGCACCAGTGATTCACGCCAGCCTGGAGAGGGACAGAGCCCCGCGCGATGACTCACCCATGGCAGGCGGCAGGTCCCCTGGGGCCTGAGTCCTCCAGCCGGCTGAGGCAGCAGCCGGCCTCTGCAGCCAGGAAAGTGACGACAGGTATGCAGGGGACCCCGCCCCTGGCTGTCCTCACCAAGGGCCCCCCagctccccccagcccctggccccaggcccccagTCCTCTGGCCTAGCTGAGAAACAGCCCCCCAGGACCCCAAGGGCTTGCTCTCTGAGAGgtcagccctgccctgccccgccccgccctggcGGTCCCTGAGTCCCTGACCACCTGtgtcttccttcctttcaggTCTCCAGGCTCCATGTAGCGGAGCCTTTGCTGCTGTGCCCGGCACTGTCCCTTGTCCTCTCCCCCTACAAGCTGCCTGCACGAGAGGAGAAGCCTGAGACCAGAGGAGGGGGCCCAACAGAGAGCTGATGGTGAAGAGGGGCCAGTGTGAGGGCCAGGGCCTGCCGCTATGCCCGCCCCGCTGGCTGCCCACTGCCCGCCCGCCCCCAGGGCCGCCGCCTTCCCGGGCCTGGCCTGGCTCCCACCCCGGAGCCCCTGCCCGTTGCGCGGCCATCCTCTGCTGCCAGAGCTTCCGCCACGGCCGCCCCTGCCCGGtggccccaggcccagccccaggaGGCCCGGAAACCTTTGCCCCTGGGGCTCACTCAGGCTCCCTGCCAAGCCCTGCTGCGGCCTGGCCCGGACCCCCACTGCCCCAGCCACCAACACCCTGGTGCTGGCCGGCCACCTGTGTCTGCAGCCCAAGCAGGCCTGGTTGGGGGCTCCCAGACTCAGGAGACCAGCTCCCGCAGGAAACTCTGCCAGCCCCTCCGTCCTGCGTCCTGCCAGCGCCGCCTCCCGccccagattttatttttgcatataagCCATAACCTGCTCTCCTGGCGCAGGCTACGGGGAGGCCCCAAGGTCCTCAGGGGGGTGTGGTCAAGTCCCCGCCCGCTGTGGATCAAGCCTCGACTGTCAGGCCAGGCCATGTCCACCTTGCCACCTCACCTGAAGACAGACGCTTTTTCTAAGACTTTGTTAATAAAACACTGAAACttactagtgtgtgtgtgctgctgtTTCTCTGCCGGCCGGAGGGCGCCTACAGAGGGAGGCCGCTCAGGGTGGCAGGACCCTGGAACCCAGGGGGTACGGCTGGCCATCTTAGAACACCAGAGCCACTGACATTCACGCTGAGTGGGCGACAAGGTGTGGGACgcgctgggggagggggctggcggGGGTGCCAGACACGCATCTGCTGCCAGGACTACGCCTGCCCAGAGGCCTGTGGGCCCAGAGGGGATTCTCAGGGTGTGGACCCATGAGAATTGGGGAAGGTCCCTGCTGCGAGAAGACCCTGGTGAGTCCTGGCTGCAGGGTCTTAAGCTtgatctttctgagcctcaggttgctcagtcactcaggtgtgtccgactctgcgaccctgtggactgcagcacgccgggctccCCCATCTTTCGCTATCTCCCAAGGTGGTGATGctctctagccatctcatcctctgccgcctcctcctcctgccctcaatctttcccagtgtcaggatcttttccaatgagtcagctcttcgcatcaggtgggcaaaggattggagattcagctttagcatcagtctttccagtgaatactgGAAAGTGAAGAGCCTCACATTCCTGGTCTGCAGACAGAGAAGCCATCACTAAAACCATTGTGGGCTCGAGACCTTAGACGGTCCACACTGCGCACATAAGCCGTAACACACCTGCCTTCTTGGAGGACGCCAGGTCCTTACCGGAGATGGGCAGGTGGCCTGTGGGTGGGGCGGCTCAGACCCCTCCACCAGGCAGCGTGGGATGAGAAGCAGGCCTGGGGAGGTGGACATGAAGGGGTTTGTGTCGAGGAATCAGCTCACCGGCTGGTGGGACTGCAGGGCCAGCCCCGAGTCTGCAGGGCAGGGGGGCCCCTTGGGCATGGGACGTCTCCTCTGGTGAAGGCTCAGCTCTGCTCTTCAGGTCTTTCAACTGATGGACCccggcccacccagataatctccCTTGATCTTTAGTTCCAGTTGTCTGATACGGAATGTCTGTCGTACTCATAACAGACCCTCAGGACCTCTCGGGGATGAGGGTCTGACGGAACGCCTGGGACAGGCATTCAGGTACAGGTGTACAGGTTCGCCCCAGCCAGGCTGGTGGTAAAAGCCCCCTCCCAGCCTCGCAGCTGCCGTGGTCGTCGGCAGGCCCTTGTGGCCTGCCAGGGCCGGCCCTGCCCTCGGAAGGGGCTGCTctgctgggtggggtgggaggctgggCGCGGCCGCCCCTGCTGAGAGGACGGCGCCCACGGGGACGCaggggccacctgggaaggccggAAGCACACGGGAGCGTCGAGAACCACCCGCTGCCAGGAACGCCGTCACCGTGCACGCAGAACCGAGCGGGTGCCCGGTGTGACGCCCTCGGTGAAGGCCGCCTCTTCCCTGTTCTCCTCCTTTATTCCTTTCAAACGCTCAGAGTGCTGACAAGAATGGGGAAGGAAATCGGCAGGAACAGGGGGCTGGGCACCATGGTGATGCCTGAGAGTCAGTCATTTCTCCGGGAGACCTACTCCTGCTCGCATCAGAAGCTGGGTGTTCTGGgccctttttccttttaatatgaaTTTCCTGTCTGTAATTGGATGATTGTAGAACAGGCAAGCTGAACACTCGCAGTAATCTGAGAGGCAGCTCTGTGTCTTTGTGTCCCGAGAAAAGAGGCGGGAGGGCGGAGTGGAGTGGGCTGGTCCGGGCAGGGGAGTGGGACCTCCAGCcaccctggagaatcccccagcccaggcccctggACAGagtgctccctgcccccacccccaccgtccTGCCCATCCAGACCCCTCAGGCCCTGGTctcatctcctccctccctggcaGGGAAGCTGGAGCTGGAAGGGCAGAGATGGGACTGGGGGCGGGGCTGCCCCAGGGGCCCACCCTGCACGCCCAGCTTGGTGGGGGGCTTCTGAGCCGGGTGGGCTGGGGCTCAAGTCCCAGGGCCTCTCTTTCTATAAAATCGAGTCTACCTGCAGAGCTGATGTGAGGATGTGAGGGCAGGGTGCCGGCCAGGGTAGGCTCAGCACGTTGGGTGTGGCTGCCCCCAGGCCCAGCCAAGCCTGTGCCCCCAGTGGGCTTTCATGGGCCGGCAGGATAGGTCTTGTTGCCTGTGACTTCGCTGGCTGCCCAGGGGTGTCATAGACTCTCTGTGCCCTGAGGTGGGGGGTGCACAGCCAGTAGCTCATCCACCTGAGAATTCCAGAGGGACACCTAactgcagggggcggggggacaGTGACTCTGGGTCCAAGGCGTGAAGTACGCTCCAGGCCTGCCCTGATCCGAGGCTCGGGGGTGCAGGGACCCACCCTGGACTCCCTGTCTTCCAGGCCTACCTCCTGGAAGATGCTCAAAGTAATGACTTTCTTGAAGGGATGCTCCTGACCTCGAGATCCAAGCTGGTTCGGCCACTAGGGCTGCTGCTATAAGCCACTCCTCTTCCTGCTGAGGGTCAGAGGACTGTCCACGGGAGGACAGTGTGCTttctggcctccctgtcccctccccttggCCACTCATGACCCCTGCTTCTGACCAGTCATCGCCCCCCGGGCCCTGGCTGCCCACTGGCCCAAATTATGAGACTCCTCTCATGCCTCTTCCCCTTTTCTGGTTTTCCCCCTGCTAGGGGCCCCCTCAGACCTGCCAGACAGCCTAGGGGCTCTCCCACGCTGCCTGCCGAGCGCCCAGCTGGTGTCCCCTTCCACAGCAGCTGGGACGGGAGGAATACATCCGCTTGTTTCCTCCAGGAAGGAGGCCGGGCAGCCCAGCACCCAGCCCTCCGCGCCAGGGGGCAGCAGCTGCGGGGGCTCCTCTggccctccacccccactcctCTCTGGGATGGCCTCtccacaggtggggaaactgaggcccagtagAAGCCGGGGTCGGCAGTTTCTCCCGACGGCCTCCTCCGCATCTCTGCCATCCTGGATCAGGCAGCCAGGGCCCCTGCTCTGGGCCCCTCCGCTGGGTCCCCCTGCCCTCTGTCACCCTGAACCGGCATCACACTGTCCGTCCACTAGCCGTCCTGTCTTCACCACTCCGGACCCCTGCAGAGGATCCCAGAGCCCCAGGGCTGCCCCCAGGCCACCTCAGGGGCCCCAGGAGAGCAATGTGGGCTGCGGTGGAAGCTGGAGCCAGACCCCAGGGCTGTGGAGTAGCCAGCGGGGCGGACTTTCTGAAAGTGGGAAGccgtgggcagggcaggggtgcCCTCTCCCAGCCCCCGACCCTGGCTG comes from the Bos indicus isolate NIAB-ARS_2022 breed Sahiwal x Tharparkar chromosome 14, NIAB-ARS_B.indTharparkar_mat_pri_1.0, whole genome shotgun sequence genome and includes:
- the ARC gene encoding activity-regulated cytoskeleton-associated protein, producing MELDHRTTGGLHAYPGPRSGPAAKPNVILQIGKCRAEMLEHVRRTHRHLLAEVSKQVERELKGLHRSVGKLESNLDGYVPTSDSQRWKKSIKACLSRCQETIANLERWVKREMHVWREVFYRLERWADRLESGGGKYPVGSDPARHTVSVGVGGPEGYCQEADNYDYTVSPYAITSPPAAGQLPGQEEVEAQQYPPWGPGEDGQLSPGVDTQVFEDPREFLSHLEDYLRQVGGSEEYWLSQIQNHMNGPAKKWWEFKQGSVKNWVEFKKEFLQYSEGTLSREAIQRELDLPQKQGEPLDQFLWRKRDLYQTLYVDAEEEEIIQYVVGTLQPKLKRFLRPPLPKTLEQLIQKGMEVQDGLEPAAEPTGPHPPAEEEAESLTPALTNESVASDRTQPE